A region from the Lentimonas sp. CC4 genome encodes:
- the pfkB gene encoding 1-phosphofructokinase, whose translation MITKPTIVTVTLNPAIDQTVFVDHLELGSVHRVRESQRQAAGKGVNVATMLALDGVDGVVATGFLGEDNAALYEQHFAAHGIEDAFVRVSGETRTGIKIVDTSANTNTDLNMSGPTPTAQQREALMARLLEMAEPERWFVIAGSLPAGVEPSYVADVIRALRAKGAKIAVDSSGPAMVAAVEAGIHLAKPNEHELAELLGVELKDAAAILPAARKLRDEQIPNLIVSMGGEGALFLKEGSELLAQSPKLEIVSTVGAGDSLLAGYLYGLLHDESPEDCARRATVYAWSRLESLKPQLPQGEDLCARLKRVQVTAVT comes from the coding sequence ATGATAACGAAGCCTACTATCGTCACAGTCACGTTGAATCCCGCAATCGACCAAACGGTGTTTGTGGATCATCTGGAATTAGGTTCGGTGCATCGGGTGCGTGAGTCACAGCGACAAGCAGCTGGCAAGGGCGTGAATGTGGCGACCATGCTTGCGCTTGACGGTGTTGACGGAGTAGTCGCCACAGGGTTTTTAGGAGAAGACAATGCGGCGCTTTATGAGCAGCATTTTGCTGCGCATGGGATCGAAGATGCCTTTGTGCGTGTTTCGGGTGAAACGCGCACTGGTATTAAGATCGTGGATACTTCAGCCAATACCAACACCGATTTAAATATGTCGGGGCCGACCCCGACTGCTCAGCAACGTGAGGCCTTAATGGCGCGTTTGTTAGAGATGGCTGAGCCAGAACGTTGGTTTGTGATTGCAGGTAGTTTACCCGCGGGGGTTGAGCCTTCGTATGTCGCAGATGTGATTCGTGCGCTCAGGGCGAAGGGCGCGAAGATCGCAGTGGATTCGAGTGGTCCAGCCATGGTTGCTGCGGTCGAGGCGGGTATCCACCTCGCTAAGCCGAATGAGCACGAACTGGCAGAACTATTGGGCGTCGAGCTGAAAGATGCCGCGGCTATTTTGCCTGCGGCACGGAAGTTGCGGGACGAACAGATTCCAAACTTGATCGTCTCAATGGGAGGCGAGGGCGCGTTGTTTTTAAAGGAAGGCTCAGAGCTATTGGCGCAGTCGCCAAAGCTGGAAATTGTCAGCACGGTCGGTGCTGGGGATTCCTTGCTAGCAGGCTATTTGTATGGGCTGTTGCACGATGAGTCGCCAGAAGATTGTGCGCGTCGAGCTACGGTGTATGCGTGGAGCCGGTTGGAGTCGCTGAAGCCACAGTTGCCGCAAGGCGAAGATCTGTGCGCACGATTAAAGCGAGTCCAAGTGACTGCGGTGACTTAG
- a CDS encoding MBL fold metallo-hydrolase, whose amino-acid sequence MLTAVERGGLYLPNCGLWMDARRPKPFAVVSHAHGDHVARHQSFLATAPTIDCIRVRLGDAAAQRGVALAYGEVYQHGSLRIQLYPAGHVLGSAMVRVETPNGESLLYTGDFKTRPGLAAEPIEIPQADTLIMESTFGRPEFVFPPTEAVQAQIRQFCTDALEAGEVPILLAYSLGKAQEVLKILEPCGFRFMAHKTIRAINLVYANHGVTMPETRPLDFLNLAGCVVVMPPTVRKQLPAGRHRLAMISGWGLQTSSRYRYRTDAVLPLSDHADYAELLEFVEEVNPTTVYTMHGSTAELAAELRRRGRSAWSLSGNDQLELL is encoded by the coding sequence ATGTTAACTGCGGTGGAGCGAGGTGGCCTGTATTTGCCGAATTGTGGGCTGTGGATGGATGCGCGTCGGCCCAAGCCGTTTGCAGTCGTCTCGCATGCGCATGGCGACCACGTGGCGCGGCATCAGTCCTTTTTGGCTACGGCACCGACGATTGATTGTATTCGAGTGCGTCTTGGCGATGCGGCGGCGCAGCGTGGGGTCGCGCTGGCGTATGGTGAGGTGTATCAGCACGGTTCGTTGCGCATACAGCTGTATCCTGCAGGGCATGTGTTGGGCTCTGCGATGGTGCGGGTAGAGACGCCCAATGGAGAATCATTGCTCTATACCGGGGATTTTAAGACGCGGCCCGGCTTAGCGGCTGAGCCGATCGAAATTCCGCAAGCAGATACATTGATCATGGAGTCGACGTTCGGACGGCCTGAGTTTGTGTTTCCGCCTACGGAGGCGGTTCAGGCGCAGATTCGGCAATTTTGCACAGATGCACTGGAGGCGGGTGAGGTGCCGATTCTACTGGCTTACTCCTTGGGCAAGGCGCAGGAGGTCTTAAAGATACTAGAGCCTTGTGGATTTAGGTTCATGGCGCATAAGACGATTCGTGCGATCAATTTAGTGTATGCGAACCACGGTGTGACGATGCCAGAGACGCGACCTCTGGATTTTCTAAATCTCGCGGGTTGCGTGGTGGTGATGCCGCCGACGGTGCGCAAGCAGTTACCTGCGGGGCGGCATCGACTTGCGATGATCAGCGGCTGGGGCTTGCAGACCTCTAGCCGTTATCGCTACCGCACGGATGCGGTCTTGCCGCTTTCGGATCACGCCGATTATGCCGAGCTATTAGAGTTTGTCGAAGAGGTGAACCCAACGACGGTGTATACCATGCACGGATCGACCGCTGAGCTCGCCGCCGAGCTGCGCCGTCGTGGTCGCAGTGCGTGGAGCCTTAGCGGCAACGATCAGCTGGAGTTGTTGTAG
- a CDS encoding quinone-dependent dihydroorotate dehydrogenase, translating to MGCIYENIIRPILFKMEPEQAHDRGRTALMALSSVPALCALVRACNQVREDKPVKLFGLEFANRVGLAAGMDKDGEFPRAIEALGFGHSEVGTVTPQGQPGNPRPRLFRYPEQKALINRMGFNNKGSEAMLQCLSKHYPKGKRKMPVGVNIGKAKATPLDQAVDDYLSSFRTLADQADYFTINISSPNTPGLRELQTESYLRDLLTTLRDENRSYAKKLGHEPHPMLLKIAPDLTYAEIDQIVGVLLDLEYDGIIATNTTITRPRGFTSTETGGMSGGSDIRKRSNDVINYIHRSTEGKLPIIGVGGIDSAEAAGEKLDAGASMVQVYTGWIYRGPFFAKVLAEAMKMHGEDWI from the coding sequence ATGGGATGTATCTACGAAAACATTATCCGCCCAATTCTTTTTAAAATGGAGCCGGAACAGGCGCATGACCGCGGACGCACCGCGCTCATGGCGCTCAGCAGTGTGCCCGCGCTCTGTGCTTTGGTGCGCGCATGCAATCAAGTTCGCGAGGATAAGCCTGTAAAGCTGTTCGGTTTGGAATTTGCGAATCGCGTCGGTTTGGCTGCAGGTATGGATAAAGACGGCGAATTTCCGCGTGCGATTGAAGCGCTGGGCTTTGGCCACAGTGAAGTCGGCACCGTCACGCCTCAAGGGCAACCGGGCAATCCACGTCCTCGCTTGTTTCGCTATCCAGAGCAAAAGGCGCTGATTAACCGTATGGGCTTTAATAATAAGGGCTCCGAAGCGATGCTCCAATGCCTCTCGAAGCACTATCCTAAGGGCAAACGTAAGATGCCTGTGGGCGTGAATATCGGTAAAGCCAAGGCGACACCACTCGATCAGGCGGTGGATGACTACTTGTCATCGTTCCGCACCTTGGCGGATCAGGCAGACTATTTTACGATTAATATCAGTAGTCCCAATACTCCAGGGCTGCGAGAGTTGCAGACAGAGAGCTACTTGCGCGATCTGTTGACGACACTGCGCGATGAAAATCGCAGTTATGCGAAGAAGCTCGGGCATGAACCGCATCCGATGCTGCTTAAGATCGCTCCAGATCTTACCTACGCTGAGATCGATCAAATCGTCGGCGTGTTGCTTGATTTGGAGTATGACGGCATTATTGCCACCAATACGACGATTACACGCCCACGTGGTTTCACTTCGACGGAGACTGGCGGCATGAGTGGCGGTTCGGATATCCGCAAGCGCTCGAATGACGTGATTAACTACATTCACCGTTCGACGGAGGGTAAATTGCCGATCATCGGTGTCGGCGGGATTGATTCAGCTGAAGCTGCGGGTGAAAAGCTCGATGCGGGTGCGTCCATGGTGCAGGTCTATACCGGCTGGATCTATCGTGGGCCATTCTTCGCTAAGGTTTTGGCTGAGGCGATGAAGATGCACGGCGAAGACTGGATCTAG